A window of Auraticoccus monumenti contains these coding sequences:
- the dnaB gene encoding replicative DNA helicase, which translates to MDSRARAVDRTPPQDLAAEQSVLGAMLMSKDAIADVVETLKGADFYRPAHEFIFDAILDLYGRGEPADAITVSAELTKRGEIGKVGGHPYLHDLLASVSIAANAGYYAQIVHEKAILRRLVEASVKIAQMGYNGQGDVADLVDAAQAEVYAVTDGKTSEDYQPLSALMETTLDEIEALGSRSGDMAGVPTGFAELDDLTGGLHGGQMIILAARPAVGKSTLGLDFARACSIKHGLTSAIFSLEMSKTEITMRLLSAEAQIPLNHIRKGTMTDEDWTRLAKKMGEVSEAPLFVDDSPNLTMMEIRAKARRLKQRHDLQLIVIDYMQLMSSGKKVESRQLEVSEFSRQIKLLAKELHVPIVAMSQLNRGPEQRTDKKPMLSDLRESGSLEQDADMVILLHREDMYDKESARLGEADFIVAKHRNGPTKTVEVVFQGHYSRFVDMQH; encoded by the coding sequence ATCGACAGCCGAGCCCGTGCGGTCGACCGCACCCCGCCGCAGGACCTGGCCGCCGAGCAGAGCGTCCTCGGCGCGATGCTGATGAGCAAGGACGCCATCGCCGACGTCGTCGAGACGCTCAAGGGCGCGGACTTCTACCGCCCGGCCCACGAGTTCATCTTCGACGCGATCCTCGACCTCTACGGGCGGGGGGAGCCCGCCGACGCCATCACCGTGTCGGCCGAGCTGACCAAGCGCGGGGAGATCGGCAAGGTCGGCGGGCACCCCTACCTGCACGACCTGCTGGCCTCGGTCTCGATCGCGGCCAACGCCGGCTACTACGCCCAGATCGTGCACGAGAAGGCCATCCTGCGCCGGCTGGTCGAGGCCTCGGTCAAGATCGCCCAGATGGGCTACAACGGCCAGGGCGACGTGGCCGACCTGGTCGACGCGGCCCAGGCCGAGGTCTACGCGGTGACCGACGGGAAGACCAGCGAGGACTACCAGCCGCTGTCGGCGCTGATGGAGACGACGCTGGACGAGATCGAGGCACTGGGTTCCCGCTCCGGTGACATGGCCGGGGTCCCGACGGGGTTCGCCGAGCTGGACGACCTCACCGGCGGTCTGCACGGCGGGCAGATGATTATCCTGGCCGCGCGCCCCGCGGTCGGGAAGTCGACCCTCGGGCTGGACTTCGCCCGCGCCTGCTCGATCAAGCACGGGTTGACGTCGGCGATCTTCAGCCTGGAGATGAGCAAGACCGAGATCACCATGCGGCTGCTCTCGGCCGAGGCGCAGATCCCGCTGAACCACATCCGCAAGGGCACCATGACCGACGAGGACTGGACCCGGCTGGCGAAGAAGATGGGCGAGGTCAGCGAGGCCCCGCTCTTCGTCGACGACTCCCCGAACCTGACGATGATGGAGATCCGGGCCAAGGCCCGCCGGCTCAAGCAGCGCCACGACCTCCAGCTGATCGTGATCGACTACATGCAGCTGATGTCCTCGGGCAAGAAGGTCGAGTCCCGCCAGCTGGAGGTCTCGGAGTTCTCCCGCCAGATCAAGCTGCTGGCCAAGGAGCTGCACGTGCCGATCGTGGCGATGTCGCAGCTGAACCGTGGCCCGGAGCAGCGCACCGACAAGAAGCCGATGCTGTCCGACCTCCGTGAGTCCGGGTCGCTGGAGCAGGACGCCGACATGGTGATCCTGCTGCACCGTGAGGACATGTACGACAAGGAGTCAGCCCGGCTGGGCGAGGCCGACTTCATCGTGGCCAAGCACCGTAACGGCCCCACCAAGACCGTCGAGGTGGTCTTCCAGGGCCACTACTCCCGCTTCGTGGACATGCAGCACTGA
- a CDS encoding RtcB family protein yields the protein MTSRIAPKALSWASLLEDGTREQAVRTSTMPFIHPHLALMPDAHLGKGATVGSVIPTLGAIMPAAVGVDIGCGMEAVRTGWTADDLAGRDLSVLRRAIEDAVPLSAGAANDRLTDSAGTRVAALRVQAQAAGFDPAGYAPRWELQLGTLGSGNHFIEVSLDQEDRVWLFLHSGSRGVGNKIAQHHIGVARDLMKRWWISLPDPDLAYLVAGTPEFDHYLAELHWAQDYARENRAEMVDRVAACTAELMGAPVEVTTSVSCHHNYTAQERHFGREVLVSRKGAISAREGEWGLVPGSMGTRSYVVQGLGNPVALHSAPHGAGRAHSRAAARRTFTREQLREAMAGIEYRDSDAFIDEIPAAYKDIEQVMADAADLVEVRFTLRQVVNVKGD from the coding sequence ATGACCAGCCGCATCGCGCCGAAGGCCCTGTCCTGGGCGTCCCTGCTCGAGGACGGCACGCGGGAGCAGGCCGTCCGCACCTCGACGATGCCGTTCATCCACCCGCACCTGGCGCTGATGCCGGACGCCCACCTCGGCAAGGGCGCCACCGTCGGCTCGGTCATCCCCACCCTCGGGGCGATCATGCCGGCCGCGGTCGGGGTGGACATCGGCTGCGGGATGGAGGCCGTCCGCACCGGCTGGACCGCCGACGACCTGGCCGGGCGCGACCTCTCGGTGCTGCGTCGGGCGATCGAGGACGCCGTCCCGCTGTCGGCGGGTGCGGCCAACGACCGTCTCACCGACTCCGCCGGGACGCGTGTCGCGGCCCTGCGCGTCCAGGCCCAGGCGGCCGGCTTCGACCCGGCCGGCTACGCCCCGCGGTGGGAGCTGCAGCTGGGCACCCTGGGCTCGGGCAACCACTTCATCGAGGTGTCCCTGGACCAGGAGGACCGCGTCTGGCTGTTCCTGCACTCCGGCTCCCGGGGCGTGGGCAACAAGATCGCCCAGCACCACATCGGCGTCGCGCGCGACCTGATGAAGCGCTGGTGGATCTCCCTGCCCGACCCCGACCTGGCCTACCTGGTGGCCGGCACGCCGGAGTTCGACCACTACCTGGCCGAGCTGCACTGGGCCCAGGACTACGCCCGGGAGAACCGTGCCGAGATGGTGGACCGGGTCGCGGCCTGCACCGCGGAGCTCATGGGTGCGCCGGTCGAGGTGACCACCTCGGTCTCCTGCCACCACAACTACACCGCGCAGGAGCGGCACTTCGGGCGCGAGGTGCTGGTCTCCCGCAAGGGAGCGATCAGCGCCCGTGAGGGGGAGTGGGGCCTGGTCCCGGGCTCGATGGGGACCCGGTCCTACGTCGTGCAGGGCCTGGGCAACCCGGTGGCGCTGCACTCGGCCCCGCACGGGGCCGGACGGGCCCACAGCCGCGCGGCCGCCCGCCGGACGTTCACCCGCGAGCAGCTGCGGGAGGCGATGGCCGGCATCGAGTACCGCGACTCCGACGCCTTCATCGACGAGATCCCGGCGGCCTACAAGGACATCGAGCAGGTGATGGCCGACGCCGCCGACCTGGTGGAGGTCCGCTTCACCCTGCGCCAGGTGGTCAACGTCAAGGGTGACTGA
- a CDS encoding Nramp family divalent metal transporter has protein sequence MSGDTAARPGADVTAPPPRWKVVGPGLMVAATGVGAADMVATLVAGQKFGYALLWVVVLGCLLKIILVEGAGRYSLATRRTIFEGWRSLGRWTTIYFAPYIVIWGFVYGASAMLSSALPLAALFPGVPIQVFAIASGLIGLVLVWFNRYSGFEKITAALVAVMFVTVVGAAVLTTPNLLEVLRGLVPTVPAGSMINILSVAGGVGGTITLAAYGYWLREKGWHTPRFMKVMRLDNAMAYVVTGVFVIAMLIVGAELLYSTEIALQRGDRGLLDLATVLTERYGPVFGKVFLVGFWAASFSSILGVWNGVSLMFADFMGHVRGLEPGHPDTRTGGRWFKVYVLWLTFPPIILVFLGQPVAVILTYGVLGAFFMPFLAVTLIWLLNTDRTPREWRNGVKGNVALGLVGVFFVVLAAIQLRDAIVSTLGG, from the coding sequence ATGAGTGGCGACACCGCCGCCCGGCCCGGCGCCGACGTGACCGCACCGCCCCCGAGGTGGAAGGTCGTCGGCCCCGGCCTGATGGTGGCCGCCACCGGTGTCGGGGCGGCCGACATGGTCGCCACCCTGGTGGCGGGGCAGAAGTTCGGCTACGCGCTGCTCTGGGTGGTGGTGCTGGGCTGCCTGCTCAAGATCATCCTGGTCGAGGGCGCCGGCCGGTACTCCCTGGCCACCCGGCGCACCATCTTCGAGGGCTGGCGCTCCCTGGGCCGCTGGACGACGATCTACTTCGCGCCGTACATCGTCATCTGGGGATTCGTCTACGGCGCCAGCGCCATGCTCTCCAGCGCGCTGCCGCTGGCCGCTCTCTTCCCGGGGGTGCCGATCCAGGTCTTCGCCATCGCGTCGGGCCTGATCGGTCTGGTGCTGGTCTGGTTCAACAGGTACTCCGGCTTCGAGAAGATCACTGCGGCCCTGGTGGCGGTGATGTTCGTGACCGTGGTGGGTGCCGCCGTGCTCACCACGCCCAACCTGCTGGAGGTCCTCCGCGGGCTGGTGCCCACCGTCCCGGCCGGATCGATGATCAACATCCTCAGCGTGGCCGGCGGCGTCGGCGGCACCATCACGCTGGCCGCCTACGGCTACTGGCTGCGGGAGAAGGGCTGGCACACGCCGCGGTTCATGAAGGTGATGCGGCTGGACAACGCGATGGCCTACGTGGTCACCGGCGTCTTCGTGATCGCGATGCTGATCGTCGGCGCCGAGCTGCTGTACTCGACCGAGATCGCCCTGCAGCGCGGGGACCGCGGGCTGCTCGACCTGGCCACCGTGCTGACCGAGCGCTACGGACCCGTCTTCGGCAAGGTCTTCCTGGTGGGGTTCTGGGCGGCCTCGTTCTCCTCGATCCTGGGGGTCTGGAACGGGGTGTCGCTGATGTTCGCCGACTTCATGGGTCACGTCCGCGGGCTGGAGCCCGGCCACCCCGACACCCGCACCGGCGGCAGGTGGTTCAAGGTCTACGTCCTGTGGCTCACCTTCCCGCCGATCATCCTGGTCTTCCTCGGCCAGCCGGTCGCGGTGATCCTGACCTACGGCGTCCTCGGTGCCTTCTTCATGCCGTTCCTGGCCGTCACGCTGATCTGGCTGCTCAACACCGACCGGACGCCCCGCGAGTGGCGCAACGGGGTCAAGGGCAACGTCGCCCTCGGGCTGGTCGGGGTCTTCTTCGTGGTGCTGGCCGCGATCCAGCTCCGCGACGCCATCGTCTCCACCCTGGGCGGCTGA
- a CDS encoding GNAT family N-acetyltransferase has product MPAVPWTVRPAEPGDAADWVEVHLRGLAETYPQMPPAFVGSRRARQTEIVASTRAEIEDAGPDERYLVALDADDALVGIGHATRGAQEWERRLLARYPDDALGLQRGVRDPGLRQLTTLYTVSRVHGSGVGGAMAEALVGDEPAYLWIMTGNDRAEAFYRRRGFRRVSAAVPSGPTWFAWPMFQMAR; this is encoded by the coding sequence GTGCCAGCCGTGCCGTGGACCGTCCGCCCCGCCGAGCCCGGGGACGCCGCCGACTGGGTGGAGGTCCACCTGCGGGGGCTGGCCGAGACCTACCCGCAGATGCCGCCGGCCTTCGTGGGGTCGCGCCGGGCCCGGCAGACCGAGATCGTGGCCTCGACGCGGGCCGAGATCGAGGACGCCGGCCCCGACGAGCGGTACCTGGTGGCCCTCGACGCCGACGACGCGCTGGTCGGGATCGGGCACGCCACCCGTGGTGCGCAGGAGTGGGAGCGTCGGCTGCTGGCCCGCTACCCCGACGACGCGCTCGGGCTGCAGCGGGGCGTCCGGGACCCGGGGCTGCGGCAGCTGACGACGCTCTACACGGTGTCGCGGGTGCACGGGTCGGGGGTGGGTGGGGCGATGGCCGAGGCCCTGGTCGGGGACGAGCCCGCCTACCTGTGGATCATGACCGGGAACGACCGGGCCGAGGCGTTCTACCGACGACGGGGCTTCCGTCGGGTCTCGGCCGCCGTCCCCTCCGGGCCGACCTGGTTCGCCTGGCCGATGTTCCAGATGGCCCGCTGA
- a CDS encoding DUF1275 family protein: MRRLRADQARMHLVMMLALTFTTGIIDAVGYLGLDRVFTANMTGNVVILGMALARAEDLPVLGPLVALAAFLLGAAVGGRSMRGARVGWSGRSTTVFATVGVILLGTGVASLAAPPEEGTVWGTAVTALLGAAMGAQAAAARRLAVADVTTVVVTSTIVGLASESRLAGGDGRNAPRRVLAVLLILVGAGVGALLLGVHIGLGMGVAGVLTLGVALLGHAARERVQPA; the protein is encoded by the coding sequence GTGAGACGACTGCGCGCGGACCAGGCCCGGATGCACCTGGTGATGATGCTCGCCCTGACCTTCACCACCGGGATCATCGACGCGGTCGGCTACCTGGGTCTGGACCGGGTCTTCACCGCCAACATGACCGGCAACGTGGTCATCCTCGGCATGGCCCTGGCGCGCGCCGAGGACCTGCCGGTGCTCGGCCCGCTGGTCGCGCTGGCGGCGTTCCTGCTGGGCGCCGCGGTCGGCGGGCGGTCCATGCGCGGCGCCCGTGTCGGCTGGAGCGGGCGCAGCACCACCGTCTTCGCCACCGTCGGCGTGATCCTGCTGGGCACCGGGGTGGCCAGCCTCGCCGCCCCGCCCGAGGAGGGCACCGTCTGGGGCACCGCGGTCACCGCGCTGCTCGGGGCGGCGATGGGCGCCCAGGCCGCGGCCGCCCGCCGGCTGGCGGTGGCCGACGTCACCACCGTGGTGGTCACCTCCACCATCGTCGGGCTGGCCTCGGAGTCCCGGCTGGCCGGCGGGGACGGCCGCAACGCCCCGCGCCGGGTGCTCGCGGTGCTGCTGATCCTGGTCGGGGCCGGCGTCGGCGCCCTGCTGCTGGGCGTCCACATCGGCCTGGGCATGGGGGTGGCCGGGGTGCTGACCCTCGGGGTGGCGCTGCTCGGTCACGCGGCCCGCGAGCGCGTCCAGCCGGCCTGA